One Sanguibacter sp. HDW7 DNA window includes the following coding sequences:
- a CDS encoding LLM class flavin-dependent oxidoreductase, producing the protein MSTQNHSNAANRSSNTERTRVHLGLDLTAAGARRFAGHLPVPAPVGALNAERLNELVRTAERGALDLVAISDDFRLQPETIGLLRGRLDAAVITSRLGRVTDRLGLVATISPESNEPGHVATALQTISRNSGGRAGWQVDGSTPDRLVSAVTRQVSSIAPTVVSVRNRAHLERAGRLADVVRIGAHTLEDAREQRRIVRTAALESGRDADDVLVLVDLFAVTGPDRASAEARLDLLDAFEGAEVVAAHSDSIIQVGTPLDLADLIEEWHAAGAVDGFIVTPSSLVADVAGLVDGVVPALRAKGIFRDGYPGATLRETLGLTSSVHSLTGTGR; encoded by the coding sequence ATGAGCACCCAGAACCACTCCAACGCCGCGAACCGCTCCTCGAACACCGAGCGCACCCGCGTGCACCTCGGCCTCGACCTCACCGCTGCCGGTGCCCGTCGATTTGCGGGCCACCTGCCCGTCCCGGCCCCCGTCGGAGCACTCAACGCCGAGCGTCTCAACGAGCTCGTCCGCACGGCCGAGCGCGGCGCACTCGACCTCGTCGCCATCAGCGACGACTTCCGCCTCCAGCCCGAGACGATCGGCCTGCTCCGCGGCCGCCTCGACGCAGCTGTCATCACCTCGCGCCTCGGCCGCGTCACCGACCGCCTCGGCCTCGTCGCGACGATCTCGCCCGAGTCCAACGAGCCCGGCCACGTCGCGACCGCCCTCCAGACGATCTCCCGCAACTCCGGCGGCCGCGCCGGATGGCAGGTCGACGGCTCGACGCCCGACCGCCTCGTCTCCGCGGTGACCCGTCAGGTCTCGTCGATCGCGCCGACCGTCGTCTCCGTCCGCAACCGCGCGCACCTCGAGCGTGCCGGCCGTCTCGCGGACGTCGTCCGCATCGGCGCCCACACCCTCGAGGACGCACGTGAGCAGCGCCGCATCGTGCGCACCGCGGCCCTCGAGTCCGGGCGCGACGCCGACGACGTGCTCGTGCTCGTCGACCTCTTCGCCGTCACGGGCCCCGACCGCGCGAGCGCCGAGGCCCGCCTCGACCTCCTCGACGCGTTCGAGGGAGCCGAGGTCGTCGCCGCCCACTCCGACTCGATCATCCAGGTCGGCACGCCGCTCGACCTCGCAGACCTCATCGAGGAGTGGCACGCCGCGGGTGCCGTCGACGGCTTCATCGTCACGCCGTCGTCGCTCGTCGCCGACGTCGCGGGCCTCGTCGACGGCGTCGTGCCCGCCCTGCGCGCCAAGGGCATCTTCCGGGACGGCTACCCCGGCGCGACCCTCCGCGAGACGCTCGGCCTCACGAGCTCGGTGCACTCGCTCACGGGCACGGGTCGCTGA
- a CDS encoding DEAD/DEAH box helicase: MVPTDLLDVLLAGGRRADRATHVEHVPARAGTHADWPAWADRDLVAGYRALGVERPWRHQVEAADAAWAGQHTVIGTSTGSGKSLAFWLPALTSVRVDHARGTFDPGRIESVRARGSVLYLCPTKALAADQLVGLEQLLAAAGTPDLKVATCDGDTPYEERRWVRDHADVVLTNPDFLHFALLPQHARWARLLRSLRYVVIDEGHAFRGVLGAHVALVLRRLRRLCAHYSGRPEGPTFVVASATSAEPARTTARLVGVDAGDVVAVTADTAPTGRRTFVLWEPAELPGTDAGVDDGFVTFTPGGAPDDWWVDAPEESEPRPRRSATAEAADLLADLTSAGARTLAFCRSRRGAESVALSAQRALTAVSPRLGDAVAAYRGGYLPEERRELEDAIRSGRLRALATTNALELGVDISGLDAVLVVGWPGTRMSIWQQAGRAGRAGADGLVAFVAREDPLDTYLVHHPEAIFEAPLEATVFDPGNPHVLAPHLCAAAAELPLREDDLDAFGPHAREVLGVLEQRGALRRRPTGWFWTHPTSAAGLTDLRGSGGEPVRVVEDGTGRMLGTVDAAGADGSVHTGAVYVHQGTSYVVRELDLADKVALVGRKDVDYGTWSHDITTIAVHDGARERTWTAGGRSVRWGLGDVDVTTQVVSYTKRRLPGLEIVSNHDLDLPPRTLPTTAVWWTAPADVLEAAGVTAELAPGALHAAEHASIGLLPLLATCDRWDLGGVSTAMHVDTGEATVFVYDAYPGGAGFAERGFELAATWLRATRESIADCPCQAGCPACVQSPKCGSQNNPLEKDAAVRLLDAVLACAPGGHVLR, from the coding sequence CTGGTGCCCACCGATCTTCTCGACGTGCTCCTCGCGGGCGGTCGTCGTGCCGACCGTGCGACGCACGTCGAGCACGTGCCTGCGCGCGCCGGCACGCACGCCGACTGGCCCGCGTGGGCCGACCGCGACCTCGTCGCCGGCTACCGCGCGCTCGGTGTCGAGCGGCCCTGGCGCCACCAGGTCGAGGCCGCGGACGCCGCCTGGGCGGGGCAGCACACGGTCATCGGCACGTCGACAGGCTCGGGAAAGTCGCTCGCGTTCTGGCTCCCCGCGCTCACGTCGGTGCGCGTCGACCACGCGCGCGGCACATTCGACCCGGGGCGCATCGAGTCCGTGCGCGCCCGCGGCTCCGTCCTCTACCTCTGCCCGACGAAGGCCCTCGCGGCCGACCAGCTCGTCGGCCTCGAGCAGCTGCTCGCGGCCGCGGGCACGCCGGACCTCAAGGTCGCGACGTGCGACGGCGACACCCCGTACGAGGAGCGCCGCTGGGTCCGCGACCATGCGGACGTCGTCCTCACGAACCCCGACTTCCTGCACTTCGCGCTCCTGCCTCAGCACGCGCGGTGGGCGCGGCTGCTGCGCTCGCTGCGGTACGTCGTCATCGACGAGGGCCACGCGTTCCGGGGGGTGCTCGGCGCGCACGTCGCGCTCGTGCTGCGCCGCCTGCGGCGGCTGTGCGCGCACTACTCGGGTCGCCCCGAGGGTCCGACGTTCGTCGTCGCGTCGGCGACGAGCGCCGAGCCCGCACGGACGACGGCCCGCCTCGTGGGCGTCGACGCCGGTGACGTCGTCGCGGTGACCGCCGACACGGCTCCCACGGGACGTCGTACGTTCGTCCTCTGGGAGCCCGCGGAGCTGCCCGGCACGGACGCGGGGGTCGACGACGGCTTCGTGACGTTCACGCCCGGCGGCGCGCCCGACGACTGGTGGGTCGACGCACCCGAGGAGTCCGAGCCGCGGCCACGCCGCTCGGCGACCGCCGAGGCCGCCGACCTCCTCGCGGACCTCACCTCGGCGGGCGCGCGCACGCTCGCGTTCTGCCGGTCCCGGCGCGGCGCGGAGTCGGTCGCGCTCAGCGCGCAGCGCGCCCTCACCGCGGTGTCCCCGCGGCTCGGCGACGCGGTCGCGGCGTACCGCGGCGGCTACCTGCCCGAGGAGCGCCGCGAGCTCGAGGACGCGATCCGCTCGGGTCGGCTGCGCGCGCTCGCGACGACGAACGCTCTCGAGCTCGGCGTCGACATCTCGGGGCTCGACGCCGTGCTCGTCGTCGGCTGGCCAGGCACGCGCATGTCGATCTGGCAGCAGGCCGGGCGCGCGGGACGGGCGGGGGCCGACGGGCTCGTCGCGTTCGTCGCACGCGAGGACCCGCTCGACACGTACCTCGTCCACCATCCCGAGGCGATCTTCGAGGCTCCCCTCGAGGCGACTGTCTTCGACCCGGGCAACCCGCACGTCCTCGCACCGCACCTGTGCGCAGCCGCGGCCGAGCTGCCGCTGCGCGAGGACGACCTCGACGCGTTCGGCCCGCACGCCCGCGAGGTGCTCGGCGTGCTCGAGCAGCGCGGTGCGCTGCGGCGTCGCCCGACAGGCTGGTTCTGGACGCATCCGACGTCGGCCGCGGGCCTCACGGACCTGCGCGGTTCGGGCGGCGAGCCCGTGCGCGTCGTCGAGGACGGCACGGGCCGCATGCTCGGGACCGTCGACGCCGCGGGCGCGGACGGCTCGGTGCACACGGGCGCGGTGTACGTGCACCAGGGCACGTCGTACGTCGTGCGCGAGCTCGACCTCGCCGACAAGGTCGCGCTCGTCGGGCGCAAGGACGTCGACTACGGCACGTGGTCGCACGACATCACGACGATCGCCGTGCACGACGGGGCGCGCGAGCGCACGTGGACGGCCGGCGGGCGCTCCGTGCGGTGGGGCCTCGGCGACGTCGACGTGACGACGCAGGTCGTCTCGTACACGAAGCGGCGACTGCCGGGACTCGAAATCGTCTCGAACCACGACCTCGACCTGCCGCCTCGCACGCTGCCGACGACGGCCGTGTGGTGGACGGCGCCCGCCGACGTCCTCGAAGCCGCGGGCGTCACCGCCGAGCTTGCGCCGGGCGCGCTGCACGCGGCCGAGCACGCGTCGATCGGCCTGCTGCCCCTGCTCGCGACGTGCGACCGCTGGGACCTCGGCGGCGTCTCGACCGCGATGCACGTCGACACGGGCGAGGCGACGGTCTTCGTCTACGACGCCTACCCGGGCGGCGCGGGCTTCGCCGAGCGTGGCTTCGAGCTGGCCGCGACGTGGCTGCGCGCGACGCGCGAGTCGATCGCGGACTGCCCGTGCCAGGCGGGCTGCCCGGCGTGCGTGCAGTCGCCCAAGTGCGGCTCGCAGAACAACCCGCTCGAGAAGGACGCCGCGGTGCGGCTGCTCGACGCGGTGCTCGCGTGCGCGCCGGGCGGTCACGTCCTGCGCTGA
- a CDS encoding Rv3654c family TadE-like protein produces the protein MSGAVVAVGCPGAGPGTRRPDARGPGARGPGARGRSAASVRRKLRAGTAGAAHDDAGSASVLVLAVLAVAVVLAGTLALAASARALGAATSSAADLAALAGAQAAAATWRGDAPCAVATEAARRNGAELVTCDVDALGVVEVGVRRAPTGALARLTGPRSATARAGPAWVRDAELAGAR, from the coding sequence GTGAGCGGGGCGGTCGTGGCCGTCGGCTGCCCCGGGGCCGGGCCGGGTACCCGTCGGCCGGACGCACGCGGGCCAGGTGCACGCGGGCCAGGTGCCCGTGGACGGAGTGCAGCCTCGGTCCGCAGGAAGCTGCGAGCAGGTACGGCCGGAGCCGCGCACGACGACGCCGGCAGCGCGTCCGTCCTCGTCCTGGCCGTGCTCGCGGTCGCCGTCGTCCTCGCTGGGACGCTCGCCCTCGCGGCGTCCGCCCGCGCGCTCGGCGCGGCGACGTCGTCGGCTGCGGATCTTGCCGCGCTCGCGGGCGCGCAGGCCGCCGCGGCCACGTGGCGCGGCGACGCGCCCTGCGCAGTCGCGACGGAGGCAGCCCGCCGTAACGGTGCCGAGCTCGTGACGTGCGACGTCGATGCGCTCGGCGTCGTCGAGGTCGGTGTGCGCCGCGCGCCGACGGGTGCGCTCGCGCGCCTCACGGGTCCACGCAGCGCAACTGCGCGAGCGGGCCCCGCCTGGGTGCGCGACGCCGAGCTAGCAGGCGCGCGGTGA
- a CDS encoding TadE family type IV pilus minor pilin, with protein MRSQVRPRPGRDDRGSVTAEAAVVLPVIVLALVVVLTVAAVGAAHLTVLDGARAGARAAALGLPEGEARAAARRVAGESADVDLVVADGWVTATVRRGLGDGSGPLGALGVSATAVAAIE; from the coding sequence ATGCGCAGCCAGGTACGGCCGCGGCCCGGGCGTGACGACCGCGGGTCCGTCACGGCCGAGGCCGCGGTCGTGCTGCCCGTCATCGTGCTCGCTCTCGTCGTCGTGCTCACGGTCGCGGCGGTGGGCGCGGCCCACCTCACGGTGCTCGACGGCGCCCGTGCCGGCGCACGGGCCGCGGCGCTCGGGCTCCCCGAGGGCGAGGCTCGTGCTGCGGCACGACGCGTCGCGGGGGAGTCCGCCGACGTCGACCTCGTCGTCGCCGACGGCTGGGTGACCGCGACCGTGCGCCGGGGACTCGGTGACGGCTCGGGGCCGCTCGGCGCGCTCGGTGTCTCCGCGACCGCCGTCGCGGCGATCGAGTGA
- a CDS encoding DUF4244 domain-containing protein → MSTLTLVPDLPAEPDPVGPEAAASQTTTDSRGWFARSAARLGDHRDRGAATAEYAVTIIAAVGLAGLLVTILASSDVRTMLLKIVKAALTI, encoded by the coding sequence ATGAGCACCCTGACCCTCGTTCCCGACCTGCCCGCCGAGCCCGACCCCGTCGGCCCCGAGGCCGCCGCCTCGCAGACGACGACGGACTCGCGCGGCTGGTTCGCCCGCTCCGCCGCACGGCTCGGCGATCACCGCGACCGCGGTGCCGCGACGGCCGAGTACGCCGTGACGATCATCGCGGCCGTCGGCCTCGCGGGCCTGCTCGTGACGATCCTCGCGAGCAGCGACGTGCGCACGATGCTCCTCAAGATCGTCAAGGCAGCGCTGACGATCTGA
- a CDS encoding secretion system protein, protein MADAGVVLELLAVATSATSLPDALRVVGDAVGGPTGLGLTTAGAALVLGAGWDEAWATVSASADEGVAPVGSRLGPGALRGGRGLPATPSVLGLVAGCLRPAWEQGAAPASALRAARDRHDREAEARAVEAAERLAVRVVVPLGLCLLPAFVLLGLVPTVIALGSGLL, encoded by the coding sequence GTGGCGGACGCCGGCGTCGTCCTCGAGCTGCTCGCGGTCGCGACCTCCGCGACGTCGCTGCCCGACGCGCTGCGCGTCGTCGGCGACGCCGTGGGCGGGCCGACCGGACTCGGGCTCACGACGGCAGGCGCGGCGCTCGTCCTCGGTGCTGGGTGGGACGAGGCGTGGGCGACCGTCAGCGCGTCGGCCGACGAAGGGGTGGCCCCGGTCGGCTCGCGGCTGGGGCCGGGCGCGCTCCGCGGGGGTCGTGGCCTCCCTGCGACGCCGTCGGTTCTCGGCCTCGTCGCGGGCTGTCTCCGCCCCGCGTGGGAGCAGGGCGCCGCGCCCGCGAGCGCGCTGCGGGCGGCCCGCGACCGGCACGACCGCGAGGCCGAGGCCCGGGCGGTCGAGGCTGCCGAGCGGCTCGCAGTCCGCGTCGTCGTGCCCCTCGGGCTCTGCCTGCTGCCCGCGTTCGTCCTGCTCGGGCTCGTCCCCACGGTCATCGCGCTCGGCTCCGGGCTGCTCTGA